The following coding sequences lie in one Sesamum indicum cultivar Zhongzhi No. 13 linkage group LG9, S_indicum_v1.0, whole genome shotgun sequence genomic window:
- the LOC105171112 gene encoding kinesin-like protein KIN-7G: MGTMESGVELMGGNEERIHVSVRLRPLNAKEILRNDVSDWECINDDTVVYKNVSLSASDRSMYPTAYTFDRVFRTDCSTREVYEKGAKDVAVSVLSGLNSSVFAYGQTSSGKTYTMTGVTEYAIADIYEYVQKHPEREFVLKFSAMEIYNESVRDLLSVDSTPLRLLDDPERGTIVEKLTEEILRDWDHVVQLLSVCEAQRQIGETSLNEMSSRSHQIIRLTIESTSREFLGRENASTLSAAVNFVDLAGSERASQSLSAGTRLKEGCHINRSLLTLGTVIRKLSKGRGGHIPYRDSKLTRILQTSLGGNARTAIICTMSPARSHVEQSRNTLHFASCAKEVATNAQVNVVMSDKALVKYLQRELERLESELRSPQSALAHSNYSAILREKDLHIEKLEEEICDLILQRDIAQSQVKDLLQMLGDGASSMTQVGLGHYPHLRVQKLPDTETQERETSILADPIPHSADVDTRRYSDGHSTTSSQDQIVRVPYFVEDFVQSNVSPRVLISSSNFSESYSYHGWEEIEKQSSGNSEDLCREVRCIETEDLSNKGAIESSFVCAEENTEFPEVKVYVKEHRQTMELPTTPLEIDQGFKSSPLKDDSEMKEGTGTGVVTSKEDQELILVPLEEVKESLPPPSEKEKELSSIHYLDTRALENLSLRHELDQDSSVIRRLKLTKSRSCKASIANSASPRFKIKDFGENTSSFGSERESVCFERKLSPLSFSPEVQSLSRNDSPSSPGNALDIEIDTPNMKFATAEDIAGSTTDMTEKAEFPTEHVFITDPSGKTPKKNVKDVGLDPIGDESEGLYSWPVEFKRLQQEILELWHACNVSLVHRTYFFMLFRGDPSDAIYLEVELRRMKFLKDKFSHGEKTIVNGRRLTLASSEKALRDERRTLSKRMISKFSEQERESLFLKWGIGLNTKLRRQQLAQRLWSKTEDMDHIADSAFLVAKLVGFIEPGKAPNKEMFGLNFTPRRSSRTYSFKRSLVSLL, encoded by the exons ATGGGGACAATGGAGAGTGGGGTGGAGTTGATGGGAGGCAATGAGGAGAGAATTCATGTGTCGGTGAGGTTAAGGCCGTTGAATGCTAAGGAAATCTTGAGGAATGATGTTTCAGATTGGGAATGCATCAACGATGACACAGTTGTTTACAAGAATGTCAGCCTTTCTGCTTCGGACAGATCAATGTATCCCACTGCCTATACCTTTG ATAGGGTATTCAGGACTGACTGCTCCACAAGGGAGGTATACGAGAAAGGAGCCAAGGATGTCGCAGTTTCCGTTCTTAGTGGGCTGAATT CAAGTGTTTTTGCATATGGACAAACAAGCAGTGGAAAGACATACACCATGACTGGTGTTACCGAGTATGCGATAGCCGACATATACGAGTACGTACAGAAG CACCCAGAAAGAGAATTTGTCTTGAAGTTCTCTGCTATGGAGATATACAATGAATCTGTGAGAGACCTCCTCAGTGTAGATAGCACTCCACTAAGACTTTTAGATGATCCAGAG AGAGGAACCATAGTCGAGAAGCTCACCGAGGAGATTTTACGGGACTGGGACCATGTGGTTCAGCTCCTTTCTGTATGTGAAG CTCAAAGACAAATTGGAGAGACATCCCTGAATGAAATGAGCTCCAGATCTCACCAGATCATTAGACTG ACAATTGAAAGCACCTCTCGTGAGTTCTTAGGCAGGGAAAATGCGAGCACACTTTCGGCTGCTGTG AATTTTGTTGATCTGGCTGGAAGCGAACGGGCATCTCAATCATTATCAGCTGGCACAAGGTTAAAAGAAGGCTGCCACATAAATCGCAGTTTGCTGACACTGGGAACGGTTATTCGCAAGCTGAG CAAGGGTCGAGGTGGACATATACCTTATAGAGATTCCAAGCTAACTCGAATTCTGCAAACATCACTGGGAGGAAATGCTAGAACAGCCATCATTTGCACGATGAGCCCTGCACGCAGTCACGTTGAGCAATCAAGAAACACTCTTCACTTTGCAAGCTGTGCAAAGGAAGTGGCCACCAATGCGCAAGTTAATGTAGTCATGTCGGACAAAGCTTTGGTGAAGTATTTGCAGAGAGAGCTCGAGAGACTAGAGAGTGAGCTTAGAAGTCCCCAGTCTGCTTTGGCCCATTCAAATTATTCTGCAATACTGAGAGAGAAAGATTTGCATATCGAGAAG CTTGAGGAGGAAATTTGCGATCTTATTCTGCAACGAGATATTGCTCAATCACAAGTCAAAGATTTGTTACAAATGCTTGGAGATGGTGCAAGTTCCATGACACAG GTAGGATTGGGACACTACCCACACTTGCGAGTGCAGAAATTGCCAGATACTGAAACCCAAGAACGGGAAACATCGATATTGGCAGATCCCATTCCCCACTCCGCAGATGTTGATACAAGAAGATATTCTGATGGACACAGTACAACCAGTTCACAGGATCAAATTGTTAGAGTTCCGTATTTTGTTGAGGACTTTGTGCAGAGTAATGTATCACCGAGGGTGTTGATTAGCAGTTCAAACTTTAGTGAAAGTTATTCATATCATGGTTGGGaggaaattgaaaaacaaagtaGTGGGAATTCGGAGGATCTATGCAGGGAAGTCCGTTGCATTGAGACAGAAGACTTGAGTAACAAAGGGGCTATAGAATCCAGTTTTGTATGTGCTGAAGAGAACACTGAGTTCCCTGAAGTAAAAGTGTATGTAAAAGAACACAGGCAAACTATGGAATTGCCAACAACTCCTTTAGAAATAGATCAAGGATTTAAGTCATCTCCTTTGAAGGATGATAGTGAAATGAAGGAAGGTACAGGGACCGGGGTTGTAACCTCAAAGGAAGACCAAGAACTGATTCTGGTACCATTGGAGGAAGTCAAAGAGTCACTGCCTCCTCCTtctgagaaagagaaagaacttAGCTCCATTCATTATCTTGATACGCGAGCTCTTGAAAATCTATCTTTGAGACATGAACTAGATCAAGATTCATCTGTCATTAGAAGGTTGAAATTGACTAAAAGCAGGAGCTGCAAAGCAAGTATTGCTAACTCAGCTTCTCCGCGGTTCAAGATAAAGGATTTCGGTGAGAATACATCATCTTTTGGATCAGAAAGAGAATCCGTGTGCTTTGAAAGGAAACTGTCTCCATTAAGCTTTAGCCCTGAAGTGCAAAGTTTATCAAGAAACGATTCTCCATCTTCACCAGGAAATGCACTTGATATCGAGATTGACACACCAAATATGAAATTTGCAACTGCAGAGGATATCGCTGGCAGCACTACTGACATGACGGAAAAGGCTGAATTTCCAACTGAACACGTATTTATTACAGATCCA TCCGGGAAGACTCCAAAGAAGAATGTCAAAGATGTTGGATTAGACCCAATCGGAGATGAATCCGAAGGTCTTTATAGTTGGCCTGTGGAGTTCAAAAGACTCCAACAAGAAATACTTGAACTTTGGCATGCTTGCAACGTCTCACTGGTACATCGGACCTATTTTTTCATGCTTTTCCGAGGTGACCCGTCAGATGCCATATATCTGGAGGTCGAGTTGAGAAGgatgaaattcttgaaggaTAAATTCTCTCATGGAGAGAAGACCATTGTTAATGGACGGCGTCTCACACTAGCTTCAAG CGAGAAGGCTCTCCGTGACGAGAGACGAACTCTGAGCAAGCGGATGATTAGTAAGTTTTCAGaacaagaaagagagagcCTCTTCCTAAAGTGGGGGATCGGTCTCAACACCAAACTTAGGCGGCAGCAGCTGGCTCAACGCTTGTGGAGCAAAACCGAAGATATGGATCACATTGCGGACAGTGCATTTCTTGTTGCAAAGCTGGTTGGTTTCATTGAACCGGGGAAGGCTCCGAACAAAGAAATGTTTGGTCTTAATTTTACCCCGCGACGCTCATCAAGAACGTATAGTTTCAAGCGCAGCTTGGTGTCCCTCCTGTGA
- the LOC105171113 gene encoding fibrous sheath CABYR-binding protein-like — protein sequence MGGCASKPKVLRDADDVPLPAPSTKEEVEVVEEVCKEDASPLVVLDVGGKRNSLGNLFKEGEGVAASAETSLEKAKQENAADADLQPSPEPIFEVVETKKTPETDVLKPETSPEENKIEAEASDEKQIEDKPAELSDKAEEKPVEVAKPEPSSDKAAEKLAETAKPEPSEKVEEKPAETARPEPSNKVEEKPAETARPKPSNKVEEKPIEAAKPEPSSDKAEEVPAEATKPEPSNKAEEIPAEATKPEPASHKAEEVPAEATKPKSSSNAEEIPAEAAKPEPLDKAENKPVEAAKPEPSSDKEKEAPVEAAKLESALGKAAEEKPEEKKSEPETHEETKAEGKGSDNNQTEEKPVETTKPETPNESDKVEENPTDEKKPEPGHETTEVKKTEEEKKPMFKLWF from the exons ATGGGAGGGTGTGCGTCCAAACCTAAGGTGTTGAGGGATGCCGACGATGTGCCGCTTCCTGCGCCGTCGACGAAGGAAGAGGTAGAGGTGGTGGAAGAGGTCTGCAAGGAGGATGCGTCGCCGCTGGTGGTGCTTGATGTTGGAGGCAAACGCAACTCGCTTGGGAACTTGTTCAAGGAG GGCGAAGGTGTGGCGGCCTCAGCTGAGACCTCATTGGAGAaagcaaaacaagaaaatgcagCTGACGCCGACCTCCAACCATCTCCAGAACCAATTTTCGAGGTTGttgaaacaaagaaaacacCAGAAACAGATGTCCTAAAGCCCGAAACCTCTCCCGAGGAAAACAAGATAGAAGCTGAAGCATCTGATGAGAAGCAAATAGAGGACAAACCAGCTGAACTATCAGACAAGGCAGAAGAGAAACCGGTTGAGGTTGCAAAGCCCGAACCATCATCAGACAAGGCAGCAGAGAAATTGGCTGAGACTGCAAAGCCCGAACCATCAGAGAAGGTAGAAGAGAAACCGGCTGAGACTGCAAGGCCCGAACCATCAAACAAGGTAGAAGAGAAACCGGCTGAGACTGCAAGGCCCAAACCATCAAACAAGGTAGAAGAGAAACCGATTGAGGCTGCAAAGCCTGAACCATCATCAGACAAGGCAGAAGAGGTACCAGCTGAAGCTACAAAGCCCGAACCATCAAACAAGGCAGAAGAGATACCGGCTGAGGCTACAAAGCCTGAACCAGCATCACACAAGGCAGAGGAGGTACCAGCTGAGGCTACAAAGCCCAAATCATCAAGCAACGCAGAAGAGATACCGGCTGAGGCTGCAAAGCCTGAACCATTAGACAAGGCAGAAAACAAACCAGTTGAGGCTGCAAAGCCCGAACCATCATCagacaaagaaaaagaggcACCAGTTGAGGCTGCAAAGCTCGAATCAGCATTAGGCAAGGCGGCAGAAGAAAAACCTGAGGAAAAGAAATCTGAGCCCGAAACACACGAGGAAACCAAAGCAGAAGGTAAAGGGTCTGATAATAATCAAACAGAAGAGAAGCCAGTTGAGACCACAAAGCCCGAAACACCGAACGAATCGGACAAGGTAGAAGAAAACCCTACTGATGAGAAGAAACCAGAGCCTGGGCACGAGACGACAGAGGTAAAGAAGACAGAGGAAGAGAAAAAACCAATGTTCAAGCTGTGGTTTTGA
- the LOC105171173 gene encoding WAT1-related protein At5g64700 — protein MNTFVFVFYRQAAATLFLAPIAIFFERKSAPPLSFSIFIKIFLLSLCGITMSLDIVGVGLKYTSASLGAATSNTLPVLTFFLAVLLRMEKVNIRTRGGMMKIAGVSLCIGGVATIAFYRGPFLKILTHHHLINNHLQKLQDHVPSPTTWIKGVFLMLLSSFSWALWLVLQGSVLKVYPSKLLLTTLQCFLSTIQSFLVAVAFTRDPNDWQLGWNIRLLSVAYCGIAVTGGTFYLQAWVIEKKGPVFLAMTTPLVMLFTIIISAFVLGEIISLGSVLGALLLVGGLYFVLWGKTKEEESCQPPADVEKPFGGPKGDTNV, from the exons ATGAACACTTTTGTCTTTGTCTTCTACAGACAAGCTGCTGCTACCCTCTTCTTGGCCCCCATTGCCATCTTCTTCGAAAg GAAGAGTGCTCCACCATTGTCATTCTCAatcttcatcaagattttcttgCTCAGTCTGTGTGG GATTACAATGAGTTTAGACATCGTGGGTGTAGGTTTGAAGTACACGTCTGCGTCTTTGGGTGCTGCCACTTCCAACACTCTCCCCGTCTTAACTTTCTTTCTTGCAGTTCTATtaag GATGGAGAAGGTGAATATAAGGACAAGGGGTGGGATGATGAAGATTGCAGGAGTATCACTGTGCATAGGAGGGGTAGCAACCATAGCATTCTACAGAGGGcctttcttgaaaatattaactCACCATCACTTGATAAACAATCACTTGCAGAAACTTCAAGACCATGTCCCTTCTCCCACTACTTGGATTAAGGGTGTCTTTCTCATGCTCCTTTCCAGCTTCTCTTGGGCTCTATGGCTAGTACTACag GGGAGTGTACTAAAAGTCTACCCTTCAAAGCTGCTATTGACAACACTGCAATGCTTTTTGAGCACAATACAGTCATTCCTAGTTGCTGTTGCTTTTACAAGAGACCCCAATGACTGGCAACTTGGATGGAATATCAGACTTCTGTCTGTAGCCTATTGT GGAATAGCAGTGACTGGTGGCACATTCTACCTCCAAGCATGGGTTATTGAGAAGAAAGGTCCAGTGTTCCTGGCCATGACAACTCCACTGGTCATGCTCTTCACAATCATTATATCAGCATTTGTCTTGGGGGAGATTATTAGTTTAGGAAg TGTTTTGGGAGCACTTCTGCTGGTTGGAGGGCTTTACTTTGTGTTGTGGGGAAAGACTAAAGAGGAAGAATCATGCCAGCCACCTGCTGATGTTGAGAAACCATTTGGAGGACCAAAGGGAGACACAAATGTCTAG